A window of Acidimicrobiales bacterium contains these coding sequences:
- the ftsY gene encoding signal recognition particle-docking protein FtsY: protein MLFAVLIAVAAVVIIGASAFVLLRDRNDGLLIEDRPPTEVERADGTTLVDEPLVDERPFVEDAPRPSFRDRLATARSALGGYLGSVFSGGKISGQTWDDLEEALIRADVGVATSTSIIDAVREKVAAGDIEDTSELPALVKAEIVERLGGFDRTLSTDVVAAGGEPGPAVWLFVGVNGVGKTTTIGKLASRESAAGKKLVLAAGDTFRAAAAEQLTMWAERSEVDIVRGAEGADPSSVVFDAVERANARGADIVMADTAGRLQNKTNLMEELTKVRRVAEKGAGTVTETLLVIDATTGQNGMSQAATFAEAVDVTGVVLTKLDGSAKGGIVIAIHSELGVPVKLVGLGEGINDLVDFDATEFVDALFE from the coding sequence ACGACGGTCTGCTCATCGAGGACCGCCCACCGACCGAGGTGGAGCGCGCCGATGGCACCACGCTGGTCGATGAGCCGCTCGTCGACGAGCGGCCGTTCGTCGAGGATGCGCCCCGCCCGAGCTTCCGTGACCGGCTCGCCACCGCCCGGTCGGCCCTCGGTGGCTATCTCGGCTCGGTCTTCTCCGGCGGCAAGATCAGCGGCCAGACCTGGGACGACCTGGAGGAGGCGCTGATCCGCGCCGATGTCGGTGTTGCGACATCCACGTCCATCATCGATGCAGTGCGGGAGAAGGTCGCGGCCGGCGACATCGAGGACACCTCGGAGCTCCCGGCGCTGGTCAAGGCCGAGATCGTCGAACGCCTCGGCGGCTTCGACCGCACCCTGTCCACCGATGTGGTGGCAGCCGGCGGCGAACCCGGACCGGCCGTGTGGCTGTTCGTCGGCGTCAACGGCGTCGGCAAGACCACGACCATCGGCAAGCTCGCGTCGCGGGAGTCGGCGGCGGGCAAGAAGCTCGTACTCGCGGCCGGCGACACGTTCCGGGCCGCGGCCGCCGAGCAGCTCACCATGTGGGCCGAACGCAGCGAGGTCGACATCGTGCGCGGCGCCGAGGGCGCCGACCCCAGCAGCGTCGTCTTCGACGCCGTCGAGCGAGCCAACGCCCGCGGCGCCGACATCGTCATGGCCGACACCGCCGGTCGTCTCCAGAACAAGACGAACCTGATGGAGGAGCTCACCAAGGTCCGCCGCGTCGCCGAGAAGGGCGCCGGCACCGTCACCGAGACCTTGCTCGTGATCGACGCCACCACCGGCCAGAACGGCATGTCGCAGGCCGCCACGTTCGCCGAGGCGGTCGACGTCACCGGTGTGGTGCTCACCAAGCTCGACGGCTCGGCCAAAGGCGGCATCGTGATCGCGATCCACTCCGAGCTCGGTGTGCCGGTGAAACTCGTGGGTCTCGGCGAGGGCATCAACGACCTCGTCGACTTCGACGCCACCGAGTTCGTCGACGCGCTCTTCGAATAG